A region of Vitis vinifera cultivar Pinot Noir 40024 chromosome 13, ASM3070453v1 DNA encodes the following proteins:
- the LOC104877881 gene encoding mediator of RNA polymerase II transcription subunit 15a isoform X1, with protein sequence MAFPTRKFGVSLRPLSHPFRLRPQRPAQAEPVMDGGDWRAHVPPDARQRIVNYIMDTLKRVVPVSGPEQLHQLRNLAERFEEKHYSAATSRYDYLRRLAAKLLTLEGLAKTNYAAQSKKSSDGNRSSDDQKFSAIKESLRSRL encoded by the exons ATGGCATTCCCAACCAGAAAATTTGGGGTTTCATTACGACCATTGTCTCATCCCTTTCGCTTGCGGCCCCAG AGACCTGCTCAGGCTGAACCTGTCATGGATGGAGGTGATTGGAGGGCTCATGTTCCACCTGATGCCCGCCAGAGGATTGTCAACTACAT CATGGACACATTGAAGAGAGTTGTTCCTGTTTCTGGACCAGAGCAACTGCATCAGCTACGGAATCTTGCTGAAAGGTTTGAGGAAAAGCATTATTCTGCTGCCACAAGCAGG TATGATTACCTGCGGAGACTAGCTGCGAAGTTGCTGACATTGGAGGGTTTGGCTAAAACCAATTATGCTGCTCAAAGCAAAAAGTCCTCTGATGGCAATAGATCCTCTGATGACCAGAAATTCTCTGCTATCAAAGAATCCCTCAGATCCAG ACTTTGA
- the LOC104877881 gene encoding mediator of RNA polymerase II transcription subunit 15a isoform X2: MAFPTRKFGVSLRPLSHPFRLRPQAEPVMDGGDWRAHVPPDARQRIVNYIMDTLKRVVPVSGPEQLHQLRNLAERFEEKHYSAATSRYDYLRRLAAKLLTLEGLAKTNYAAQSKKSSDGNRSSDDQKFSAIKESLRSRL; the protein is encoded by the exons ATGGCATTCCCAACCAGAAAATTTGGGGTTTCATTACGACCATTGTCTCATCCCTTTCGCTTGCGGCCCCAG GCTGAACCTGTCATGGATGGAGGTGATTGGAGGGCTCATGTTCCACCTGATGCCCGCCAGAGGATTGTCAACTACAT CATGGACACATTGAAGAGAGTTGTTCCTGTTTCTGGACCAGAGCAACTGCATCAGCTACGGAATCTTGCTGAAAGGTTTGAGGAAAAGCATTATTCTGCTGCCACAAGCAGG TATGATTACCTGCGGAGACTAGCTGCGAAGTTGCTGACATTGGAGGGTTTGGCTAAAACCAATTATGCTGCTCAAAGCAAAAAGTCCTCTGATGGCAATAGATCCTCTGATGACCAGAAATTCTCTGCTATCAAAGAATCCCTCAGATCCAG ACTTTGA
- the LOC100262586 gene encoding pentatricopeptide repeat-containing protein At1g11290, chloroplastic isoform X2, giving the protein MSSHPLSFTPLRRIPTNTLPLPPPPPPSPTSNLHRTPSSRTYIPSHVYKHPSAILLELCTSMKELHQFIPLIIKNGLYSEHLFQTKLVSLFCKFGSLHEAARVFQPIEDKIDELYHTMLKGYARNSSLDDAVSFFCRMRLVEEAYKMFDRMPERDLVCWNTIISGYAQNGFGKTALELVLRMQEEGKRPDSITIVSILPAVADVGSLRIGRSIHGYSMRAGFESFVNVSTALVDMYSKCGSVGTARLIFDRMTGKTVVSWNSMIDGYVQNGDPGAAMEIFQKMMDEQVEMTNVTVMGALHACADLGDVEQGRFVHKLLDQLELGSDVSVMNSLISMYSKCKRVDIAAEIFENLQHKTLVSWNAMILGYAQNGRINEAIDYFCKMQLQNIKPDSFTMVSVIPALAELSVLPQAKWIHGLVIRTCLDKNVFVATALVDMYAKCGAVHTARKLFDMMDERHVTTWNAMIDGYGTHGLGKAALELFEKMKKEVIKPNEVTFLCVLSACSHSGLVEEGFQYFGSMKKDYGLEPAMDHYGAMVDLLGRANRLNEAWDFIQKMPIEPAISVFGAMLGACRIHKNVELGEKAANRIFDLDPDDGGYHVLLANIYATASMWDKVARVRTTMEKKGIQKTPGWSVVELQNEVHTFYSGTTSHPQAKKIYAFLETLGNRIKAAGYMPDTNSVHDVEDVVKEQLLNSHSEKLAIAFSLLNTSPGTTIHLRKNLRVCGDCHNATKYISLVTKREIIVRDMRRFHHFKDGTCSCGDYW; this is encoded by the exons ATGAGCTCACACCCTCTCTCCTTCACCCCTCTTCGCCGCATCCCAACCAACACACTGCCgctaccaccaccaccaccaccatcacctACCTCCAATCTCCACCGCACTCCATCCTCAAGAACCTACATCCCTTCTCACGTGTACAAGCACCCCTCAGCCATACTCCTCGAGCTCTGTACTTCCATGAAAGAACTCCACCAATTCATCCCCCTCATCATCAAGAACGGTCTCTATTCGGAGCATTTGTTCCAGACCAAACTTGTCAGTTTGTTCTGCAAATTCGGTAGCCTCCATGAGGCTGCTCGAGTTTTCCAACCCATTGAGGACAAAATCGATGAGCTTTACCACACAATGCTCAAAGGGTACGCCAGGAATTCTTCATTGGACGATGCCGTGTCCTTTTTCTGTAGAATGAG GCTTGTTGAGGAAGCGTATAAGATGTTTGATAGAATGCCTGAGAGGGACTTGGTTTGCTGGAACACGATTATTTCCGGCTATGCGCAAAATGGGTTTGGGAAAACTGCTTTGGAATTGGTTTTGCGAATGCAGGAGGAGGGAAAAAGGCCTGATTCCATCACCATTGTTAGTATTCTGCCTGCTGTAGCGGATGTGGGATCACTGAGAATTGGCAGGTCGATTCATGGGTATAGTATGAGAGCTGGGTTTGAGTCGTTTGTGAATGTGTCTACTGCTTTGGTGGACATGTATTCAAAATGTGGTTCAGTGGGCACAGCTCGGTTGATTTTTGATAGGATGACTGGTAAGACTGTGGTTTCATGGAATTCCATGATTGATGGGTATGTGCAAAACGGAGATCCTGGGGCAGCTATGGAGATTTTTCAGAAGATGATGGATGAACAGGTGGAAATGACCAATGTTACTGTTATGGGCGCTTTACATGCCTGCGCTGATTTGGGTGATGTTGAGCAGGGAAGGTTCGTTCATAAATTATTGGATCAGTTGGAACTTGGGAGTGATGTTTCTGTGATGAACTCTTTGATTTCCATGTATTCCAAGTGTAAAAGAGTTGACATTGCTGCGGAGATATTTGAAAACTTGCAGCATAAGACCCTTGTTTCTTGGAATGCAATGATATTAGGTTATGCACAAAATGGGCGCATAAATGAGGCTATAGATTATTTTTGCAAGATGCAATTGCAGAATATCAAACCAGATTCATTCACAATGGTGAGTGTGATTCCTGCTCTTGCAGAGTTATCGGTGTTACCACAAGCAAAGTGGATCCATGGTCTTGTGATAAGAACTTGTTTGGACAAGAATGTTTTTGTGGCTACTGCTCTTGTGGACATGTATGCAAAATGTGGGGCCGTTCACACTGCAAGGAAGCTCTTTGACATGATGGATGAGCGGCATGTCACAACTTGGAATGCTATGATAGATGGGTACGGGACGCATGGGCTTGGAAAAGCTGCATTAGAACTGtttgaaaagatgaaaaaggaGGTCATCAAACCAAATGAGGTGACATTTTTATGTGTTCTCTCAGCTTGCAGTCACTCAGGCTTGGTAGAAGAGGGATTCCAATATTTTGGCAGCATGAAGAAAGATTATGGCTTGGAGCCTGCAATGGATCACTATGGAGCCATGGTTGACCTGCTTGGTCGAGCCAACCGGCTCAATGAGGCTTGGGATTTCATTCAAAAGATGCCTATCGAGCCTGCGATTAGCGTTTTTGGTGCCATGTTGGGGGCTTGCAGGATTCACAAAAATGTTGAGTTGGGGGAGAAGGCTGCAAACAGAATATTTGACCTAGACCCAGATGACGGTGGGTACCATGTGCTGCTTGCTAATATATATGCCACTGCTTCAATGTGGGACAAAGTTGCAAGAGTGAGAACaacaatggagaagaaaggGATTCAGAAAACCCCTGGGTGGAGTGTTGTAGAATTGCAAAATGAGGTTCACACTTTCTACTCTGGAACTACAAGCCATCCCCAGGCCAAAAAAATCTATGCTTTCCTCGAGACACTTGGAAATAGGATCAAAGCTGCTGGTTACATGCCAGACACCAATTCAGTTCATGATGTGGAAGATGTTGTTAAGGAGCAGTTACTCAATAGCCATAGTGAGAAGCTGGCTATTGCATTTTCACTTCTAAATACCAGCCCAGGTACAACCATACACCTACGCAAGAATCTCAGGGTCTGTGGTGACTGCCATAACGCGACGAAATACATTTCACTCGTGACCAAGCGAGAAATCATAGTGAGGGATATGCGCCGTTTTCATCACTTCAAGGATGGAACCTGTTCTTGTGGAGATTATTGGTGA
- the LOC100262586 gene encoding pentatricopeptide repeat-containing protein At1g11290, chloroplastic isoform X1 — protein MSSHPLSFTPLRRIPTNTLPLPPPPPPSPTSNLHRTPSSRTYIPSHVYKHPSAILLELCTSMKELHQFIPLIIKNGLYSEHLFQTKLVSLFCKFGSLHEAARVFQPIEDKIDELYHTMLKGYARNSSLDDAVSFFCRMRYDGVRPVVYNFTYLLKVCGDNADLRKGKEIHCQLIVNGFASNVFAMTGVVNMYAKCRLVEEAYKMFDRMPERDLVCWNTIISGYAQNGFGKTALELVLRMQEEGKRPDSITIVSILPAVADVGSLRIGRSIHGYSMRAGFESFVNVSTALVDMYSKCGSVGTARLIFDRMTGKTVVSWNSMIDGYVQNGDPGAAMEIFQKMMDEQVEMTNVTVMGALHACADLGDVEQGRFVHKLLDQLELGSDVSVMNSLISMYSKCKRVDIAAEIFENLQHKTLVSWNAMILGYAQNGRINEAIDYFCKMQLQNIKPDSFTMVSVIPALAELSVLPQAKWIHGLVIRTCLDKNVFVATALVDMYAKCGAVHTARKLFDMMDERHVTTWNAMIDGYGTHGLGKAALELFEKMKKEVIKPNEVTFLCVLSACSHSGLVEEGFQYFGSMKKDYGLEPAMDHYGAMVDLLGRANRLNEAWDFIQKMPIEPAISVFGAMLGACRIHKNVELGEKAANRIFDLDPDDGGYHVLLANIYATASMWDKVARVRTTMEKKGIQKTPGWSVVELQNEVHTFYSGTTSHPQAKKIYAFLETLGNRIKAAGYMPDTNSVHDVEDVVKEQLLNSHSEKLAIAFSLLNTSPGTTIHLRKNLRVCGDCHNATKYISLVTKREIIVRDMRRFHHFKDGTCSCGDYW, from the coding sequence ATGAGCTCACACCCTCTCTCCTTCACCCCTCTTCGCCGCATCCCAACCAACACACTGCCgctaccaccaccaccaccaccatcacctACCTCCAATCTCCACCGCACTCCATCCTCAAGAACCTACATCCCTTCTCACGTGTACAAGCACCCCTCAGCCATACTCCTCGAGCTCTGTACTTCCATGAAAGAACTCCACCAATTCATCCCCCTCATCATCAAGAACGGTCTCTATTCGGAGCATTTGTTCCAGACCAAACTTGTCAGTTTGTTCTGCAAATTCGGTAGCCTCCATGAGGCTGCTCGAGTTTTCCAACCCATTGAGGACAAAATCGATGAGCTTTACCACACAATGCTCAAAGGGTACGCCAGGAATTCTTCATTGGACGATGCCGTGTCCTTTTTCTGTAGAATGAGGTACGATGGTGTGAGGCCTGttgtttataattttacttatttgttGAAAGTTTGTGGCGATAATGCAGACCTTAGAAAGGGTAAGGAGATTCACTGTCAGTTGATTGTTAATGGTTTTGCGTCGAATGTGTTTGCGATGACTGGTGTTGTGAATATGTATGCCAAATGTAGGCTTGTTGAGGAAGCGTATAAGATGTTTGATAGAATGCCTGAGAGGGACTTGGTTTGCTGGAACACGATTATTTCCGGCTATGCGCAAAATGGGTTTGGGAAAACTGCTTTGGAATTGGTTTTGCGAATGCAGGAGGAGGGAAAAAGGCCTGATTCCATCACCATTGTTAGTATTCTGCCTGCTGTAGCGGATGTGGGATCACTGAGAATTGGCAGGTCGATTCATGGGTATAGTATGAGAGCTGGGTTTGAGTCGTTTGTGAATGTGTCTACTGCTTTGGTGGACATGTATTCAAAATGTGGTTCAGTGGGCACAGCTCGGTTGATTTTTGATAGGATGACTGGTAAGACTGTGGTTTCATGGAATTCCATGATTGATGGGTATGTGCAAAACGGAGATCCTGGGGCAGCTATGGAGATTTTTCAGAAGATGATGGATGAACAGGTGGAAATGACCAATGTTACTGTTATGGGCGCTTTACATGCCTGCGCTGATTTGGGTGATGTTGAGCAGGGAAGGTTCGTTCATAAATTATTGGATCAGTTGGAACTTGGGAGTGATGTTTCTGTGATGAACTCTTTGATTTCCATGTATTCCAAGTGTAAAAGAGTTGACATTGCTGCGGAGATATTTGAAAACTTGCAGCATAAGACCCTTGTTTCTTGGAATGCAATGATATTAGGTTATGCACAAAATGGGCGCATAAATGAGGCTATAGATTATTTTTGCAAGATGCAATTGCAGAATATCAAACCAGATTCATTCACAATGGTGAGTGTGATTCCTGCTCTTGCAGAGTTATCGGTGTTACCACAAGCAAAGTGGATCCATGGTCTTGTGATAAGAACTTGTTTGGACAAGAATGTTTTTGTGGCTACTGCTCTTGTGGACATGTATGCAAAATGTGGGGCCGTTCACACTGCAAGGAAGCTCTTTGACATGATGGATGAGCGGCATGTCACAACTTGGAATGCTATGATAGATGGGTACGGGACGCATGGGCTTGGAAAAGCTGCATTAGAACTGtttgaaaagatgaaaaaggaGGTCATCAAACCAAATGAGGTGACATTTTTATGTGTTCTCTCAGCTTGCAGTCACTCAGGCTTGGTAGAAGAGGGATTCCAATATTTTGGCAGCATGAAGAAAGATTATGGCTTGGAGCCTGCAATGGATCACTATGGAGCCATGGTTGACCTGCTTGGTCGAGCCAACCGGCTCAATGAGGCTTGGGATTTCATTCAAAAGATGCCTATCGAGCCTGCGATTAGCGTTTTTGGTGCCATGTTGGGGGCTTGCAGGATTCACAAAAATGTTGAGTTGGGGGAGAAGGCTGCAAACAGAATATTTGACCTAGACCCAGATGACGGTGGGTACCATGTGCTGCTTGCTAATATATATGCCACTGCTTCAATGTGGGACAAAGTTGCAAGAGTGAGAACaacaatggagaagaaaggGATTCAGAAAACCCCTGGGTGGAGTGTTGTAGAATTGCAAAATGAGGTTCACACTTTCTACTCTGGAACTACAAGCCATCCCCAGGCCAAAAAAATCTATGCTTTCCTCGAGACACTTGGAAATAGGATCAAAGCTGCTGGTTACATGCCAGACACCAATTCAGTTCATGATGTGGAAGATGTTGTTAAGGAGCAGTTACTCAATAGCCATAGTGAGAAGCTGGCTATTGCATTTTCACTTCTAAATACCAGCCCAGGTACAACCATACACCTACGCAAGAATCTCAGGGTCTGTGGTGACTGCCATAACGCGACGAAATACATTTCACTCGTGACCAAGCGAGAAATCATAGTGAGGGATATGCGCCGTTTTCATCACTTCAAGGATGGAACCTGTTCTTGTGGAGATTATTGGTGA
- the LOC132254908 gene encoding uncharacterized protein LOC132254908 produces MNIRCRCSGRRFLSGIHLLSEVKKDVIRELGFGGLLQLGCKEVNLDLCFWLIKNTNIAYSQLELFGGKKVSLTCHDVGMTMGIPHSGRKLIVEKGSVKASQMPSLQDIESMMVGIDDMEEFKRVFLIFACATLLAPTSRLEGSHSLWYTPREQLLGNINWGEYVLEFFIQAIHEHRRKESVWIKGCLMFLQIFYFSISNFSAMYVELITPRITVWNDFLVKQRIKLELEMLGGFDKVEV; encoded by the exons ATGAACATACGGTGTCGTTGTTCTGGCCGTAGATTCCTCTCTGGAATCCATTTGCTCTCAGAAGTGAAAAAGGATGTAATAAGAGAACTTGGTTTTGGTGGGCTATTGCAATTAGGTTGTAAGGAGGTTAAtttagatttatgtttttggttgataaaaaacacaaacattGCTTATTCCCAACTCGAGTTATTTGGGGGTAAGAAGGTTTCTTTGACATGTCATGATGTTGGGATGACGATGGGCATTCCACATAGTGGAAGAAAGTTAATTGTTGAGAAGGGAAGTGTTAAAGCTAGTCAAATGCCGAGTTTGCAAGATATAGAGTCAATGATGGTTGGCATCGATGATATGGAGGAATTTAAGCGGGTCTTCTTGATTTTCGCTTGTGCAACCTTATTGGCACCCACATCTCGTTTGGAAGGTAGTCACTCGTTATGGTATACACCTCGAGAGCAGTTACTTGGGAACATAAATTGGGGAGAATATgtcttagaattttttattcaagctATACATGAACATAGGAGGAAGGAAAGTGTTTGGATTAAAGGGTGTTTGATGTTTCTACAG ATATTCTACTtttcaatatctaatttttCAGCCATGTATGTGGAACTTATCACTCCTCGCATTACTGTATGGAACGATTTTTTGGTCAAGCAACGCATCAAGTTGGAGTTAGAAATGCTTGGAGGATTTGACAAAGTTGAGGTATAA